CAGGGTTTTCATCCGTGCTGCAAAGATATCCCGGCCCGGCAATGCCGCAAGATAACGCTCGGAAACCGCGTTTTCTGCCGTCACCCAATCGCGAACTTTCGATTCTGTCCGAACGTCGCTCTCCAGCCAGCGGTATGGATCGGCAATCGCTTCACCGAATTGGGTTTCGACAACGGGTACGGTCGCGGTTTTCGGATATTCCAGAGGAGCCTCGGCAAAAACAGGGATAGGAGCGATCAGGGCTGCAAAAGCCAAAGCAAATTTGTTCAAAGAAAAAAGGCTCCGGGATATGATCCCGAAGCCTAAATCTCGTTTCATGGTCGCGCAAGCGAACCGATAATTTCGTCTGCTTAAGCAGCCCGATCTTCTCAGGCAGCAACGTCCAGATCGTCGTCGCCAGCAACCGGACCTGAATCCAGACCCTTGGCATTAACGTCACGATCGATGAACTCGATGATCGCCATTGGGGCAGCATCCGAAAGACGGATACCGGCCTTTACGACGCGGCAGTAACCACCGGCACGGTCGGCATAACGCGTTGCGATAACGTCAAACAGTTTCACCAACTGAGTGTCGTCCAGCAAACGGGCGTGTGCAAGACGACGGTTGGCCAGGCCACCCTTTTTCGCAAGCGTTACCAGTTTCTCGGTATAAGGACGCAGTTCCTTCGCCTTGGCGAGGGTCGTCGTGATCTGCTCATGCTTGATGAGAGCGGCCGCCATGTTGCGGAACAGTGCCGCGCGATGGGAAGAAGTACGCTGGAGCTTACGTCCGGCATTACGATGGCGCATGGTATCAGTCCTATGTTCGTCCCGGAGCCGTATCAGGCACTCCGGGCCAGGCAGTGAAACGGGGCACCGCCAAAACCCCTAATCTTCGAATAAGCCTTAGCCCATCAGCTCCGCTTCGAGCTTCTTGGCCATGTCTTCGATGTTCTCTGGCGGCCATCCGGGGATGTCCATGCCGAGACGCAGACCCATCGACGACAGCACTTCCTTGATTTCGTTCAGGGACTTGCGGCCAAAGTTCGGCGTGCGAAGCATTTCTGCTTCGGTCTTGCCGACCAGATCACCGATATAGATGATGTTGTCGTTCTTGAGGCAGTTTGCCGAACGCACCGACAGTTCCAACTCATCGACCTTCTTCAGAAGGTAACGGTTGAGCTGGTTCGCATCGCTTTCGCTGACATGCTGCGGCGTTGCCGCTGCCATGCCGATGATCGGCGACTGGGTCGCAACCATCGAGTCATCGAAGTGGACGAACAGCGAGAGCTGATCCTGAAGAATACGCGCAGCATAAGCTACGGCATCATCAGGCGTGATCGTACCATCGGTTTCGATGCTGAGCGTCAGCTTGTCGTAATCGAGTTCCTGCCCAACGCGGGTGTTCTCGACCTTGTATGCCACCTGGCGAACCGGCGAATACAGTGCATCGACGGGCACAAGGCCAATCGGCGCATCGAGCGGACGGTTTGCAGCGGCTGGGACATAGCCCTTACCGACATCAGCGGTCAGCTCCATGTTGAGCGTCGCACCTTCATCGAGATGGCAGATCAGGAGATCGGGGTTCATGACCTCGATATCGCCCGACATCGCGATCATTCCGGCAGTAACGTCAGCAGGACCGGTTGCCGAAAGCTGAAGGCGCTTTGGCCCCTCACCCTGCATACGCAGTGCGATCTGCTTCACGTTCAGGACGATGTCCGTCACGTCTTCACGAACGCCGACCAGCGACGAAAACTCATGCAGCACATTCTCGATCTTGATCGAGGTGACTGCAGCACCCTGTAGCGACGAAAGCAACACGCGACGCAGCGCGTTACCGAGCGTCAGGCCGAAACCCCGCTCGAGTGGCTCTGCAACAAAAACGCCCTTGCGCTTGCTGTCGCTGCCGCTCTTCTTTTCAAGTGAAGTCGGCTTCTTCAGTTCCTGCCAGTTCTTGCTATTGACTGCCACGGTGTTCCCCTTGGGGTTGGGCGATGCGCTCGTCAGCGCATCAGCCGGAGTATCGAGTTCTGGTGCGTCGCCGAGCAATTAAACGCGACGACGCTTGGAAGGACGCACGCCGTTATGCGGGATCGAGGTCACATCGCGGATCGACGTGATGTTGAAACCGACTGCCTGCAATGCCCGAAGCGCCGATTCACGGCCCGAACCGGGGCCCTTCACTTCGACTTCGATTGTCCGCACACCATGTTCAGCGGCCTTTTTACCGGCGTCTTCGGCTGCGACCTGCGCGGCGTAAGGCGTCGATTTACGGCTGCCCTTGAAACCCATCATGCCAGCGCTCGACCATGAAATGGCGTTGCCCTGAGCATCGGTGATGGTGATCATGGTGTTATTGAAACTGGCGTTCACATGCGCGACGCCGGAAGTGATGTTCTTGCGTTCGCGCCGCTTAATGCGCTGAGGTTCGCGTGCCATTGATATGCTGTCCTATAAAAAAGCTGCTGCCGTTAAAGGCGCTGCTTATTTCTTCTTACCGGCGATCGGCTTAGCCTTGCCCTTGCGAGTGCGCGCATTGGTATGCGTGCGCTGGCCACGGACTGGCAGGCCCTTACGATGACGAAGACCGCGATAGCAGGCCAGATCCATCAAACGCTTGATGTTCATCGACACTGTGCGACGCAGATCGCCTTCGACGGTGTAACCCGCGTCGATGGCTTCACGAATTGACAGGACTTCCTGATCGGTAAGATCCTGAACACGACGCGCAGGCTCGATGCCCAGCTTCTTCGTGATCTCAACGGCTTTGGTACGACCGATACCGTGAATATAGGTCAACGCGATTTCAACGCGCTTGTTGGTCGGGATATTAACCCCCGCAATACGTGCCATGTGTTCGTTTCTCCTCAGCTCCACGAGGTGGCTGGCAAGACACCCCATCTCTTCGCGTCAAATCCGAAACGCCGAAATGCCGACGCGCGCAAATAGCACTCGCCGGTTGCCGGAGGTTCGGAATGGGTCTCGCGTAGAAGGGCCACGCGACTCTGTCAAGCGAGTCGGAGAGCCGGGCAGGCTGTTGTTTCAGTTTCTTCAGCTTGCCTCGGCTTGTGATGATCCGACCGTGCCGCCACCAACCGGCTTTAACCAGTCAATCAGACAACGCCATAAGCCAGCATGGCGTCCGCGACCTTTTTGAAGCCTGCGATGTTTGCACCCTTCACATAGTCGCAATGGCCGGTCGCATCGGTCCCGTATTCAAGGCAGCGACTGTGAATGCCCGCCATGATATCGAGCAACAGCTTCTGAAGTTCGTCCTCTTTCCACGAGATGCGCGCAGAGTTCTGGCTCATCTCAAGCCCTGACACGGCAACACCACCCGCGTTCGCTGCCTTACCGGGAGCAAACAAAATCCGCGCCTTTTTGAAAACATGAACGCCGTCCAGATCGGTCGGCATATTCGCGCCTTCCGACACCGCAATACAGCCATTGGCGATGAGCAATTCGGCATCGATCCCCAACAGTTCGTTTTGCGTAGCGCAGGGCAGCGCAACGTCACACGGCACACCCCAGGGCGTTTTTCCCCCAGTAAAGCTCGACCCCGTAAATTCGTCGCAATATTCGGAGATGCGACCGCGACGTTTGCTCTTCAGATCCTTGACCCAGTCGATCTTCTCCTGAGTTATGCCGTCGGGATCGTGGATAAAGCCCGCGCTATCACTCAAAGTCAGCACTTTACCGCCCAACTGGGTCACTTTTTCGGCCGCATGTGTCGCCACATTGCCCGAACCGGAGATAACCGCAGTCTTGCCCTCAAGAGTCATGCCCTTGGTCGCCAGCATATTCTGCAGGAAATACACCGCGCCATACCCGGTCGCCTCGGTACGGATCAACGAACCACCGTACTCCAGCCCCTTTCCCGTCAGCACTCCTGTAAACTCACCAGTGATGCGCTTATACTGACCGAACATATATCCGATCTCGCGCGCCCCCACCCCGATATCGCCCGCCGGCACATCAATGTCGGCACCGATGTGGCGATAGAGCTCGGTCATCAGCGACTGGCAGAACCGCATGACTTCCCCGTCGGATTTTCCCTTGGGGTTAAAATTCGATCCGCCCTTGGCCCCGCCCATAGGCAGCCCCGTCAGAGCGTTCTTGAAGGTTTGTTCGAACGCCAAAAACTTCAGGACACTTTCGGTCACACTTGGGTGAAAGCGGATGCCGCCTTTATACGGCCCGATCGAATTATTATTCTGAATCCGCCAACCCCGCTGAACGCGGATATTGCCTTTGTCGTCCTGCCAACAGACACGAAACGAAATCACACGGTCAGGCTCGGCAATACGGCGCAGAATTTGCGCGCTGTGATATTGCTCCTTGTCGGCCATGAAATCGAAAATGTCCTCGGCAACCTCAGTCACCGCCTGAACGAACTCGGGTTGGCCGGGATTGCGTTTCTTCACGCCCCCAACAAAAGTTTCAAGATCAACGTGATCGACAACGGCCATTTCATTCCCCCTGCGCTGGTCCTTATAAATAGACCGGTGATCGCCGCCGTCGTTTGACTCGTGGCAGCGTTGGCGCGGACGTTAGCAGGAAACGAGTGATCGTGAAGAGGCGTCAATTTTTAGCGGGAATTGGTCCCAGGATAGCCTCAATTGCGGCGCTCACGATGCCAATATCGGCCATGCCATCAATCTTACGCAACAGCCCACGCGCTTCATAGATCGGCAGGATTGGAGCGGTCTTGGCCCGATACTCTGCCATGCGGGTACGCACCGTTTCGGCATTATCATCTGGACGGCGGCTGAATTCTGTTGAGCCACACACGTCGCAAACATCCGAAACTTTCGGCAGTTTGTAACGGTCGTGATAACCGGCGCCGCACTTGGCACAGGTGTAACGGCCTGTGATCCGATCGACGAGTGCATCTTCATCGACCGCAAGTTCAATCACCGCATCAAGTTTGCGAGCGCGCGCCGCGAGCAAGTCATCCAGTGAAACAGCTTGAGCCGCGGTCCGCGGATACCCGTCGAAAATCGCACCCTGAGCAACCGGCATCGAATCGAGTTTATCTCCGATCAGACCGTCGACGATCTCATCCGAAACCAGTTCGCCGGCTTTCATGATCGCAGAAACCTTCAACCCCATGGGCGTTCCCGCGTCGCGGGCTGCGCGTAGCATATCGCCTGTCGACAACTGGGCCATGCCGCGTTCGTTGACAAGGCGCGCAGCCTGGGTGCCCTTCCCCGCTCCCGGGGGTCCAAGAAGGATGATATTCACGGAATAGCGTCTCCCTATGCGGCCCGATTATCGGGTCCGCGCGCCTTTCAGCTTGGCCTTCTTGATCAAGTCACCATATTGGTGCGCCAGCAAATGGCTCTGAATCTGTGTGACCGTATCCATCGTCACGTTGACGACGATAAGCAGGCTGGTTCCACCGAGCGCAAGCGAGATACCCATGCGCAAAGTCAGAAATTCGGGCACCAGGCAGATCAGCGTCAAATAAGCTGCGCCAATCACGGTGATGCGCGTCAGCACATAATCCAGGTAAACTTCGGTATTCTTCCCCGGTCGAATACCCGGAATGAACCCGCCATAGCGCTTGAGATTCTCAGCAGTCTCTTCTGGATTGAAGACGACAGCAGTGTAGAAAAAGCTGAAAAATATAATGCCGGCTGCGTAAAGCGAAATGTACAACGGTGAGCCGTGTTGGAGCGCACTTGTCACTGTCAAGACAAAATCACCCCATTTACTTTCACCCGCAACGCGCTGTCCGGCGAACTGCACGACTGTCAACGGCATCAGCAGCAGTGATGAGGCAAAGATTGGGGGAATAACACCGGCGGTGTTAATCTTAAGCGGCAAATGCGATTTATCAGCCTGCATCATGCCGCGCGCCGTCTGTCGCTTGGGATATTGTATTAACACCCGCCTCTGCGCGCGCTCCATGAAGCAAATAAAAGCGACCAGTGCGAGGACCAAAACAAGAATTACAAGGATCGCGACCGGCGACATCGACCCGCTGCGTGCACCCTCGAAAAGGTTAACGATCGCGCGTGGCAATTGCGACACGATCCCCGCCATAATGATGAGCGAGACACCATTACCGATACCGCGACTGGTGATCTGCTCGCCCAGCCACATCAGGAACATCGTTCCTCCGATCAGCGAGATCACGCAAGCCACGCGGAACAGCATCCCCGGCTGCACGACTGCAGACATGCCCTGAGCGGCACCCCAACTCTCGAGACCAACAGCGATGAAATAGCCCTGGATCGCAGTCAGGAAAACCGTGCCATACCGCGTGTATTGGTTCAGTTTTTTACGACCGCTTTCGCCCTCTTTTTTGATCGCCGCCAGCTTAGGAGACAGCGACGTCGAAAGCTGCACGACGATCGAAGCCGTAATGTACGGCATCACCCCAAGCGCAATCAGGCTCATCCGCTGCAGCGAACCGCCAGAGAATGTGTTGAAAAAATCAAGAACACCACCCTGCGTCGTTTGATAGAGCTGGGCAAGCGCGCGCGGATCGATACCCGGCAGCGGCACATGACTCAACAAACGGAAAACGATCAGCGCGCCGATCGTAAACCACAAGCGTTTGCGAAGGTCGGTGGCCTGCGCGAATTTCGACAAGCCAGAGTTTGATAGCGATGCGGCGGAGGATGCCATTGCGATAATTCGTCCCGGTAGAGAGCGTGGGAACGCCCTGCTGTCAGCGCCTCATATAAGGAGTGGTTGAGCGTTGTCACGCCCGTACTCCAGAGCATCAAAAAGCCGGGTCAATCCGGATACGCCCTGTCCCTCTGTTACGAGGGGAAAGCGACCCAGCCAACCCGGCTAAATGATTTTAGTTCTTACGAAGCTTGACGGTGTTCTTCTTCGCCTTGGCCTTATCGGCGGCAGAGACGAGCTCGATCACTTCGACCGAACCACCGGCAGCTTCAACAGCCTCGCGGGCACCCTTTGAAACACCGGCAACCTTGAACGATAGCTTGGCCGAGAATTCACCCTTGCCGAGCAAACGCACGCCATCCTTACCGCCGCGAGCAAGACCAACAGCCTTGAGCGCTTCGTGATCGATAACAGCCGACACATCGAGCTTCTTGGCATCAACCAGCTTCTGGATCATGCCGAGGTTAACCTCTGCACAGTCGCGAGCGAAGATGTTATTGAAACCGCGCTTTGGCAAACGCATGTGGAGTGGCATCTGACCACCCTCGAAGCCATTGATCGACACACCCGAACGGCTGGTCTGACCCTTTTGGCCGCGTCCTGCGGTCTTGCCCTTGCCCGAACCGATACCGCGTCCAACGCGCATACGGCCCTTGCGAGCACCATCATTATCTCTGATTTCGTTAAGTTTCATTGCACTCGCTTTCGCTTTTGTCGCGCTGATAGAATGAGCGTCTTAGCTCTGCACTTCGACCATGTGCCGCACTGCGCGGATCATGCCCCGAGTTTCGGGAGTATCTTCCAGCTCCGAAACCTTATGCATCTTGTTGAGGCCCAAACCAATCAGCGTAGCACGCTGATTGGCAGTCCGGCGGATGGGCGAGCCCGTCTGCTTGATCGTGATCTTGGCCATGATGTTACTCCGTCACCAGCGCTGCATCGGCTTCCGCCGTCTGCGAACCACCACGACCCAGCAGATCGGCAATCTTCTTGCCGCGACGCTGTGCAACCGACTTTGGCGAAGTCTGCTCGCCAAGCGCCTCAAAGGTTGCGCGGATCATATTGTATGGGTTCGATGTTCCGACCGACTTGGTTACAACGTCTGCAACGCCGAGCGATTCGAAAATTGCGCGCATTGGACCACCGGCGATGATGCCCGTTCCCTGTGGTGCCGAACGAAGCGTCACGCGACCAGCACCGAAGTGGCCGTTACCGTCATGATGCAGCGTACGACCTTCACGAAGAGGAACGCGAATCATCTTTTTCTTTGCAGCCGCAGTTGCCTTCGAAATAGCTTCCGGCACTTCGCGCGCCTTACCGTGCCCAAAGCCTGCACGACCCTTGCCATCGCCAACGACAACCAGAGCTGCGAAACCGAAACGCTTGCCGCCCTTAACTGTCTTCGAAACGCGGTTGATGTGTACGAGCTTTTCGATCAGCTCTTCGCCGCCATCATCGTTTCCGCCGCGATTATCGCGACGTCCACGGTTGTTGCTGTCGCGTCCACCACGGTTGTTACCACCGCCCGGCCCGCTGCGATTACCGCCTGGACCACCACGACCGGGGCCGCCTGGGCCCCGTCCGCGAGGAGCTTCTGTCGGAGCCGGAGCACCTGCGTCGGCTGCCGGGGCTGCCTGAATTTCGTTTTCGTCAGCCATTTAGAATTCCAATCCGCCTTCGCGTGCACCTTCGGCGAGCGCTTTCACGCGGCCGTGGAACAGGAAACCACCACGATCGAAAACAACGTGCGTTACGCCCGCCGCCTTCGCACGCTCAGCAACCGTCTTACCAACGGCAGTCGCTGCGTCGATCGTCGCGCCGGTTGTTGCGCGTGCGTCTTTTTCGAGGCTCGATGCAGCAGCGACCGTGGTCCCTGCCGTATCGTCGATGATCTGCGCGTAGATATGACGACCCGAACGATGGATAGACAAACGTGGACGCAAAGTGCCCTTCGCACGCAGTTTGGTGCGAACGCGCTGACGGCGTTTCGCGAAAAGTGACAGCTTGGCCATTACTTCTTCTTACCTTCTTTGCGGAAGATGTACTCACCGCGATATTTGATGCCCTTGCCCTTATAGGGCTCCGGCTTACGCCAGCGGCGGATTTCCGCAGCTAGTTGACCGACCTTTTGCTTGTCGATCCCGGTGATGTGAATTGTCGTCTGATCGGGCGTCTTCACATCCAGATCGTCAGGCACATCGATATCTACATCATGCGAATAGCCGAGCTGAAGTTTAAGCTTCGGACCCTGCGAATTGGCACGATAACCGACACCGGTGATTTCCAGCGTCTTGGTGAAACCATCGGTCACACCGGTGACGAGGTTTTGAACCAGCGTGCGCTGCATCCCCCAGAACGAACGTGCGCGCTTCGTGGCATTGGCTGGCTTTACCGAAATGGTGCCATCCTCAACCGCGTACGTGACATCTTCGGCGAGCGACAAAGTCAGCGTGCCCTTTGGCCCCTTTACCGAAAGCAGACCGCCTTCGATCGTGGCGGTGACGCCAGCAGGAACCGGAACAGCTTTTTTACCGATGCGGCTCATTAGAATACCTCCGCAAGGATTTCGCCGCCGACGTTATGCTCACGGGCTTCCGCATCGGAAAGCACGCCGCGTGGCGTCGAGACGATGGTGATTCCAAGGCCGTTGCGAACCCGGGGAAGTTCTTTCGACCCCGAATAGACGCGGCGACCAGGCTTCGACACACGCGCCACGTGGCGGATGGCGGGCTGGCCCTCGAAATATTTGAGTTCAATGCGGATGCCACCATGTCCAGCCAGCTCTTCTTCCGAATAGCCGCGGATGTAGCCTTCGCGCTGAAGCACATCGAGCACACGCACCCGGAGCTTCGACGCCGGGCTCATTACTGAGTCCTTGCGTGCCTGCTGGCCGTTGCGGATGCGGGTGAGCATATCACCCAGTGGATCGGTCAATGACATATCTTAACCCTTACCAGCTCGACTTCGTAACACCGGGGATCAGGCCCTTATTAGCCAGATCGCGCAGCATGATACGGCTGAGGCGGAACTTACGATAATAGGCACGTGGCCGACCGGTAAGCAGGCACCGGTTACGAACACGCGTTGGATTCGCGTTACGTGGCAAAGCCGACATCTTCAGGCGAGCCATCAACCGGTCGCTGTCATCAGCATTCTGGTCGTTGGCAATGGCGCGAAGCGCTGCAAATTTGGGAGCATATTGCTTCACCATCGCCTTGCGCTTCTCGTTCTTGTTGATCGAACTCTTTTTCGCCATGGTTTAGGCCGCCTTCTTTTCTGCAGCTGCTTCTTCGATCGGGAACGGGAAGCCGAACAGGCGAAGCAATTCGCGTGCTTCGTCATCGGTGTTCGCGGTCGTTGCAACGATCACATCCATGCCACGGATCGTATCGACCCGGTCATAGGAAATTTCCGGGAAGATCAGCTGCTCTTTGATACCACAGGCATAATTGCCACGACCATCAAAGCTCTTGTCGCTCAGTCCGCGAAAATCGCGAACACGCGGGAGAGCGATCGTGATGAAGCGATCGAGGAATTCGAACATCCGGTCGCGGCGCAGCGTGACCTTGCAGCCGATCGGCATGCCTTCGCGCAGCTTGAACTGAGCAACCGACTTCTTGGCCTTGGTCACAACGGGCTTCTGCCCTGCGATCAATTCCATTTCACCAGCGGCCTGATCAACCTTCTTCTTATCCTGCGTCGCTTCGCCAACACCCATGTTAAGCACGATCTTTACAAGACGCGGGACCTGCATCGGGTTGGTGTACCCGAACTTCTCGGTCATCGCCTTGACGATACGCTCGTCATAGATGCCCTGCATACGGGGCTTACTGCGTTCCGCTGCCTTAACCATTGATCGTCTCCCCGGAGCGCACTGCTACCCGGACTTTCTTGCCGTCCTGAATTTCGAAACGGACGCGTGTGGGCTTGCCCGTCTTGGGGTCCTCCAAAGCGACCTTCGATACGTGCATCGGCGCTTCGAACCGATCGAGTCCGCCCTGCGGGTTCTCTTGGCTCGCCTTGCGATGACGCGTGGCGATGTTGACACCCGACACAACGACCTTGCCGTCCTTCGGGAAGGACTTGGTCACTTCGCCATGCTTGCCCTTGTCCTTGCCGGACAGGACGACGACCTTGTCGCCTTTTTTAATCTTCAGTGCCGACATTACAGCACCTCCGGAGCGAGCGAGATGATCTTCATGTAATTCTTGGCACGCAGCTCGCGACAAACTGGGCCGAAGATACGGGTGCCAATTGGCTCCTCGTTCTTGTTGACCAGCACCGCGGCATTGCCGTCGAAGCGGATCGTCGAACCATCGGCGCGATGAATGTCCTTGGCAGTGCGAACGATAACGGCGCGATGCACGTCACCCTTCTTCACTTTACCGCGGGGTGCGGCTTCCTTGATGGAAACGACGATCACATCGCCGACACCGGCGAAGCGACGCTTCGATCCACCAAGTACCTTGATGCACTGCACGCGCTTGGCACCAGAGTTATCGGCTACGTCCAGGTTGGACTGCATTTGAATCATGGTTCAGTCCTTCCTTACGCGTTATCTTCGACGCCGGTATCGGCAACGCCGCTACCGTCAATCACTTTCCAGGTCTTCAACTTCGACAGCGGCGCACACTCTTCGATGCGCACGATCTGGCCGAGCTTGAAAACATTGCCCTCGTCATGGGCATGGTACTTCTTGGTGCGACGAATGATCTTGCCGTACAGAGGGTGCTTAACCTTCCGTTCGACATTGACCACCACCGTCTTGTCTCCCTTGTCGGAAACAATGACACCGGTGAGAACGCGCTTTGGCATCTCTAGTCTTCCTTACTTCGCTTCGGCCGCGACGCGCGCGGTCTGGAGCGTCTTGATCTGTGCGATCGTGCGGCGGACTTCGCGCACTCGCGAAGGCTTCTCGAGCTGGTTGGTCGCAGCCTGAAAGCGAAGGTTGAAGGCCTCCCGCTTCAGTTCACCCAACTGCGTCGACAGCTCATCGCTTGTCTTCGCATTCAAGTCGGCAATCTTGGCCATCTTATTTGGCTCCCAGATGCGAGAAGTCACCCAATCGGGCAACGACCTTGGTTTTGATCGGCAGCTTTTCCATCGCGCGGCTGAACGCAATTGCTGCGATCGGGCCGGGAACGCCGTCGAGTTCGAACAGTATGCGGCCCGGCTTGACCCGTGCTGCCCAATATTCGGGAGCGCCCTTACCCTTACCCATGCGGACTTCGGCAGGCTTTGCCGAAACTGGCACGTCGGGGAAAATGCGGATCCACAAACGACCTTGACGCTTGATGTGACGCGTGATCGCGCGGCGAGCCGCTTCGATCTGACGCGCGGTCAAACGATCCGGTTCCATTGCCTTCAGGCCATAAGAACCGAAGTTGAGGTCCGTACCACCCTTTGCGTCGCCATGAATGCGACCCTTATGAGCTTTGCGGAATTTGGTGCGCTTTGGTTGAAGCATCTATCTGTCCTCAGCGAGCCGGACGGACGCCGGAAGTCTGAGCTTCCATCATCAGCCGTTCTTGCGAAAGTGGATCGTGACCCAGGATCTCGCCCTTGAAAATCCATACCTTCACGCCGCAAACACCATAGGCAGTGTGTGCTTCATGCTCGGCATAGTCGACGTGGGCGCGCAGCGTGTGCAATGGAACCCGACCCTCACGATACCATTCGGTACGTGCGATTTCGGCTCCACCCAACCGACCGGCGCAGGTGATCCGGATACCCTCTGCACCAAGACGCAGGGCCGATTGAACGGCACGCTTCATGGCACGACGGAAAGCGATACGACGCTCGAGCTGATCGGCAACACCCTGTGCAACGAGCTTGGCATCGATTTCCGGCTTGCGGATTTCAACGATGTTCAGCGACACGTCCGAAGACGTCATCTTGGCGATCGCAACGCGCAGCTTTTCAATGTCCGCGCCCTTCTTGCCGATGATGACGCCCGGGCGTGCAGCATAGACCGAGATGCGGCAAAGTTTTGCAGGGCGCTCGATAACGACCTTCGAGATTGCAGCCTGCGGCAGCGACTTGAAGATGTGACGACGGATGCGCAGGTCTTCGAGAAGCAAACGACCATAGTCAGCACCGTCGGCGTACCAGCGGCTGTCCCATGTGCGGTTGATCTGAAGCCGAAGCCCGATCGGATTTGATTTCTGACCCATATTAGGCTTCCTGTTCCTGCACTTCGCGCACAACGACGCGAAGACGGCTGAACGGCTTGACGATCTGCGTCGAACGACCGCGAGCGCGGGTTGCGAAACGCTTCATCGACAATCCTTTGCCGACGCTGGCTTCGACCACGACAAGCGCATCGACATCGAGATTATGATTATTCTCGGCATTGGCGATTGCTGATGCCAGGCATTTGCGAACATCGATCGCCATGCCCTTGGTTGAGAACTTTAGGATGTTCATCGCATCGCCAGCCTTGCGGCCACGGATGAGCGTTGCAACCAGACCAAGCTTCTGAGCTGAACCGCGAATCGCGGTCGAGGTAGCCAGGGCTTCATTTTCAGCAACGCGGCGTGGGTTGACGGTTTTAGACATCAGCGCTTGCCCTTCTTGTCCGCGGCGTGGCCGGGGAAATAGCGCGTGGGAGCAAACTCGCCGAGCTTCATGCCAACCATGTCTTCGTTCACGGAAACGGGAACGAACTTACGGCCGTTATAGACGCTGAACGTCAAGCCGACGAACTGTGGCAGAA
This genomic stretch from Sphingomonas paeninsulae harbors:
- the rpsK gene encoding 30S ribosomal protein S11 — translated: MAREPQRIKRRERKNITSGVAHVNASFNNTMITITDAQGNAISWSSAGMMGFKGSRKSTPYAAQVAAEDAGKKAAEHGVRTIEVEVKGPGSGRESALRALQAVGFNITSIRDVTSIPHNGVRPSKRRRV
- the rpmD gene encoding 50S ribosomal protein L30, which produces MAKITIKQTGSPIRRTANQRATLIGLGLNKMHKVSELEDTPETRGMIRAVRHMVEVQS
- the rplQ gene encoding 50S ribosomal protein L17, whose protein sequence is MRHRNAGRKLQRTSSHRAALFRNMAAALIKHEQITTTLAKAKELRPYTEKLVTLAKKGGLANRRLAHARLLDDTQLVKLFDVIATRYADRAGGYCRVVKAGIRLSDAAPMAIIEFIDRDVNAKGLDSGPVAGDDDLDVAA
- the rplO gene encoding 50S ribosomal protein L15, which produces MKLNEIRDNDGARKGRMRVGRGIGSGKGKTAGRGQKGQTSRSGVSINGFEGGQMPLHMRLPKRGFNNIFARDCAEVNLGMIQKLVDAKKLDVSAVIDHEALKAVGLARGGKDGVRLLGKGEFSAKLSFKVAGVSKGAREAVEAAGGSVEVIELVSAADKAKAKKNTVKLRKN
- a CDS encoding adenylate kinase, with the translated sequence MNIILLGPPGAGKGTQAARLVNERGMAQLSTGDMLRAARDAGTPMGLKVSAIMKAGELVSDEIVDGLIGDKLDSMPVAQGAIFDGYPRTAAQAVSLDDLLAARARKLDAVIELAVDEDALVDRITGRYTCAKCGAGYHDRYKLPKVSDVCDVCGSTEFSRRPDDNAETVRTRMAEYRAKTAPILPIYEARGLLRKIDGMADIGIVSAAIEAILGPIPAKN
- a CDS encoding DNA-directed RNA polymerase subunit alpha; the protein is MAVNSKNWQELKKPTSLEKKSGSDSKRKGVFVAEPLERGFGLTLGNALRRVLLSSLQGAAVTSIKIENVLHEFSSLVGVREDVTDIVLNVKQIALRMQGEGPKRLQLSATGPADVTAGMIAMSGDIEVMNPDLLICHLDEGATLNMELTADVGKGYVPAAANRPLDAPIGLVPVDALYSPVRQVAYKVENTRVGQELDYDKLTLSIETDGTITPDDAVAYAARILQDQLSLFVHFDDSMVATQSPIIGMAAATPQHVSESDANQLNRYLLKKVDELELSVRSANCLKNDNIIYIGDLVGKTEAEMLRTPNFGRKSLNEIKEVLSSMGLRLGMDIPGWPPENIEDMAKKLEAELMG
- the gdhA gene encoding NADP-specific glutamate dehydrogenase, with product MAVVDHVDLETFVGGVKKRNPGQPEFVQAVTEVAEDIFDFMADKEQYHSAQILRRIAEPDRVISFRVCWQDDKGNIRVQRGWRIQNNNSIGPYKGGIRFHPSVTESVLKFLAFEQTFKNALTGLPMGGAKGGSNFNPKGKSDGEVMRFCQSLMTELYRHIGADIDVPAGDIGVGAREIGYMFGQYKRITGEFTGVLTGKGLEYGGSLIRTEATGYGAVYFLQNMLATKGMTLEGKTAVISGSGNVATHAAEKVTQLGGKVLTLSDSAGFIHDPDGITQEKIDWVKDLKSKRRGRISEYCDEFTGSSFTGGKTPWGVPCDVALPCATQNELLGIDAELLIANGCIAVSEGANMPTDLDGVHVFKKARILFAPGKAANAGGVAVSGLEMSQNSARISWKEDELQKLLLDIMAGIHSRCLEYGTDATGHCDYVKGANIAGFKKVADAMLAYGVV
- the secY gene encoding preprotein translocase subunit SecY, producing the protein MASSAASLSNSGLSKFAQATDLRKRLWFTIGALIVFRLLSHVPLPGIDPRALAQLYQTTQGGVLDFFNTFSGGSLQRMSLIALGVMPYITASIVVQLSTSLSPKLAAIKKEGESGRKKLNQYTRYGTVFLTAIQGYFIAVGLESWGAAQGMSAVVQPGMLFRVACVISLIGGTMFLMWLGEQITSRGIGNGVSLIIMAGIVSQLPRAIVNLFEGARSGSMSPVAILVILVLVLALVAFICFMERAQRRVLIQYPKRQTARGMMQADKSHLPLKINTAGVIPPIFASSLLLMPLTVVQFAGQRVAGESKWGDFVLTVTSALQHGSPLYISLYAAGIIFFSFFYTAVVFNPEETAENLKRYGGFIPGIRPGKNTEVYLDYVLTRITVIGAAYLTLICLVPEFLTLRMGISLALGGTSLLIVVNVTMDTVTQIQSHLLAHQYGDLIKKAKLKGARTR
- the rpsM gene encoding 30S ribosomal protein S13; this translates as MARIAGVNIPTNKRVEIALTYIHGIGRTKAVEITKKLGIEPARRVQDLTDQEVLSIREAIDAGYTVEGDLRRTVSMNIKRLMDLACYRGLRHRKGLPVRGQRTHTNARTRKGKAKPIAGKKK